From the Mammaliicoccus sciuri genome, the window AACCTGGAATTTAGTATATAATCTCAGATAAATATAAATTCTTCGATATCCATATATGCCATCATGTTCATGATAAATCCTGAAAATCTCATCTTTTAATTCGTTATTGAATCTTTCAGATTCTGAAACCTCTCTGTTTTTCCATTTATAATAACTTGCTCTCGATATTTCAAGTGCGGCGCATATCCATTTGATTGGATACTTATCTTTTAATGCTTCGATTGTCTTGTATGCTGCTATTTGCTTGATTTTCGATTCATCAACTGCCTCTCTATTTCTTCCTGCTTTTTTAATACCTCATTCTCCATTTGGAGAAATTTATTTCTTTGTTCAAGTGCTTTTATTTTTAATTCAAGTTCTTCTTCTCTAGTTAAAGCTTCAACTGGTTTTCCTTTACCTCTACCATCTACTAAACCAATATCACCATGTTTTTCATACTTTTTTACCCAATTATAGACTTGTGAATAGTTAACTTGGTACTTTTCAGCTGTCTTATTAAAGTCTCTATTATTTTCAATACAATATTTAGCTATTTCAATTCTCTCTTCAAATGTTGTTTTTCTAGTATTCATAGTGTCTACCTCCAGATATGGAAAATAAGATTTATTTTCCTTTCCTTCAGTATACTTTACCACCCAATTTTTTAAAGTAGCATGATGTGAAATATTGTAATAGGCTGCTAGATCTGAATACGTCTTATTAGTCTCTAGATATTCTTTAACAACTTTTTCTTTAAATTCGCGTGTATAGATTTTATTTCGATTCTTATTTATAAGTGCTGTTATACCATGTTGCTTATACACTTTATATTTAAATCGAATCACACTATCACTAATATCTAAATTTAACTTATCAATTATATTTTGAAAGGAATAACCCTTTTCATGCAAATCGAAGATTTCCTGATACAGTTTAACAGGTAGTCTAGTTTTATACATAAAAATACCCCCTATAGAGTTTTAGTTTTTTTTAATGTCTACTCTATAGGGAATAATACACTGAAAGATATCGTGCGCTAGGGTGGAAAATAAGGGCATAACGCACGAAGAATGATAGATATCGTGCGCTAGGGTACAAAAAAAGGGCGTAACACACGAAGACTTGACCACCTAAATCCAAATGATCAATCAAATATCAAATTATTTAATTATTTTCCGAATATTTAATCAAGTGTTATTGATAAAGTAATATAGGTATGATAAAACTAAAACATATTAAAATTCTTTACAGGTAAGTAAGACTGAGGTTAGACAAACGTTAGACTTACCTTCAACTGTAGATTGGAGGCATCGTTGTGACAAGTACGAGTATTACGAATAAAGGTTTGTTTCTTCAAGGTGTTAAAGACTGTATACCTACTATGCTTGGGTACTTTAGTGTTGCGCTAGCGTTTGGTATTGTCGGTATATCATCTGGTTTATCTATTTTAGAAATTGCATTATTGTCTATTTTTGTCTATGCGGGTGCTGCTCAATTTATTATATGTGCGTTGGTCGCCATCCACTCCCCTATTTCAGCAATTCTATTGACGGTATTTTTTGTTAACTCAAGAATGTTTCTTCAAAGTTTGGCTTTAGTCCCAGCATTTAAAGGTAATGGTTTCTGGTCGAATATAGGAATAGGTACACTTGTAACGGATGAGTCATTTGGTGTTGCGATTACGAAATATGCGAAAGAGAAATCGCTCAATGCGGCTTGGATTCATGGTTTAAATATTTCAGCTTATTTATTATGGATTGTCACATCTATTATTGGTGGTTTAGTAGGTAACTTAATACCTAAACCTGAAATATTTGGCCTCGATTATGCTTTAACAGCGATGTTTATATTTTTATTAATTGCTCAGTTTGAAACGATACATAAAAACAAAGTCTTAGTATATCTTTATTTAATTTTATTAACGATTGTATGCATGCTTATTCTGACATTATTTATGCCAACTTATTTATCTATTATTATGTCGACAATTATTGCTTCTGTCGTAGGGGTGGTGTTTGATAAATGAGTATATCGATGTATTTAATTTTAATTACGTTAAGTTGTTTTGTTTTAACTTGGATTATCCGTGTTTCTCCTTTGTATTGTTATCAAAAGCGGATTTACCTGAAAGTGTGATCAAGTGGTTACAATATGTGCCGGTATGTCTCTTTACGGCATTAATACTTGAAGGTATGTTGAATCAAGAAGGTAATGCTGGATTTACGCTTAATTTTGAGAGCATTATTGTCGCGATACCAACGATTCTAATAGCACTCATATTTAGAAGTTTAACGATTACAGTTATAGCCGGTATGTTTATTATGGCGATTGTGAGATTAGTCTTTTAATTTCATTCGTTAACTTATTGAAAGAAATGCTCATTTCTAGTATTCTTAATATAAATTACATAGCAAAGCTTATTCAGAGAAGTTGAGGGAATTGGCCCGACGACACTTCAGCAACCGGTCATAACAGATACGGTGCTACTACCAACGAGTATACTCGCATAATAAGGATGATGAGGACTTCTTACTTCTTTGACGAGTAAGAAGTCTTTCAATTTAAATAAGAGGGGGTTTTAATGTGATTATTTCTCGAGAAACAGGCATAGTAGATCTTGGACATTTTGAAACAGAATCTGGTGAAGTGATTGATAACTTGAAACTTCAATATGAGTATGTGGGTTATAAAGGCCAGCCACTCGTCGTAGTTTGTCATGCGTTAACTGGCAACCATTTAACATATGGTGATGATGAGCATGCAGGTTGGTGGCGTGAAATTATAGATGGCGGTTACCTTTCAATTAATGATTATCAATTTATAACATTTAATGTAATTGGCAGTCCTTATGGATCAAGTTCAAGGTTGAATACACCTGATTTCCCTGAACATTTGACGATGAGAGATGTTGCGAGAGCAAACATATTAGGATTGAAACAATTTGGTTACGAAAAAATAGACGTATTAATTGGTGGTTCTTTAGGTGGAATGCAAACGTTAGAAATGCTTTATGATGGTTCGTTTGAAGTGAAAAAAGCAGTCATATTAGCTGCGACAGAGAAGACTTCATCATATAGTAGAGCATTTAATGAAATTGCTAGGCAAGTTATTCATATGAACGGACAAGACGGTTTAAGCATCGCAAGACAGCTTGGCTTTTTAACGTATCGTTCAAGTAAAGATTATGAATCAAGATTCTCTGCAGATGATGTTGTAAGCTACCAAAAATATCAAGGCAATAAATTTAAAGAAGTATTCGATAAAGACTGCTATTTAACATTGTTAGATGTATTAGACAGTCATGACATATTTAGAGGACGAGATGATGTTGAGAAACGTCTACGTCAATTAGAAACGAAAGTATTAACGTTAGGATTTGCGGATGATTTATTATATCCAGATGACCAAGTAAGAGCTTTAGGTCGATTCTTTAAATATCACAGACATTTCTATGTACAAGACAACGTTGGTCATGATGGTTTTTTATTGAATTTTGGAGATTGGGCACCTAACGTTTATCATTTCTTAAAATTATATAAATTTAAAGTACGCTGATATCAACTTAAAAGTCACCTACATTGTTTTAAAAGATAAAAATCTGTAAAATAGAGAAAGATGTTTAATTTAGATTGGGAAGTGAAAAATTTGTCTTTTAAAGTCGACATAAAAGCGACAATCATAGCAACACTTGTACTAGTTCTAAGTGCCGCTATTATAAACTTTGTACCATTATTAGCAATATTGATCATACCATTTATTACGATACCAGGAACGATTCTTTGGTATCGCTCTAAACCGTCCTTTTTTGTGACGGTTGTCATAACGTTATGTGCAACTGTTCTATTTAATCATGTATTCTTATTAACTGCCATGACACTTGTAATTTTTATGAGTGTATTTATTGGGCAGTTACTTATTGAGCGTACATCTAAAGAACGTATGTTGTACTTAGTGACAACATTTATGAGTATTTTGACGATAGGTAGTGTGTTAATTTTACAAATTACGGGAAACTTACCTTTAACAAGCAAATTCTTTAGCCAGTATCATGATGTATTACTGTCATATTTCCAAATGGGTGGCAATATAACAACTGAAATCGAAGAATCATTACAAGTTTCATTAGAAATATTACAAGCGAGCATTCCTGGGTATATAGTATTGTGGGTATTCTTATTAGTGCTT encodes:
- a CDS encoding IS3 family transposase (programmed frameshift) — its product is MYKTRLPVKLYQEIFDLHEKGYSFQNIIDKLNLDISDSVIRFKYKVYKQHGITALINKNRNKIYTREFKEKVVKEYLETNKTYSDLAAYYNISHHATLKNWVVKYTEGKENKSYFPYLEVDTMNTRKTTFEERIEIAKYCIENNRDFNKTAEKYQVNYSQVYNWVKKYEKHGDIGLVDGRGKGKPVEALTREEELELKIKALEQRNKFLQMENEVLKKQEEIERQDESKIKQIAAYKTIEALKDKYPIKWICAALEISRASYYKWKNREVSESERFNNELKDEIFRIYHEHDGIYGYRRIYIYLRLYTKFQVNHKRVYRIMKKYGLKVVIRKKRRQYKLSKPEITSQNILNRKFTTSKVNKVWLTDVTEFKLKNGSKVYLSAIYDLGAKKVISHVVSSQNNNKLVYDTFNKAIIKRNTEGIIFHSDRGFQYTSVLFREMIKNASMKQSMSRVGRCIDNGPMEGFWGLLKSEVFKDKSQTFNDIKHATKQINEYIKFYNSKRISLKMAALIKAQPTY
- a CDS encoding AzlC family ABC transporter permease: MLGYFSVALAFGIVGISSGLSILEIALLSIFVYAGAAQFIICALVAIHSPISAILLTVFFVNSRMFLQSLALVPAFKGNGFWSNIGIGTLVTDESFGVAITKYAKEKSLNAAWIHGLNISAYLLWIVTSIIGGLVGNLIPKPEIFGLDYALTAMFIFLLIAQFETIHKNKVLVYLYLILLTIVCMLILTLFMPTYLSIIMSTIIASVVGVVFDK
- a CDS encoding AzlD domain-containing protein yields the protein MIKWLQYVPVCLFTALILEGMLNQEGNAGFTLNFESIIVAIPTILIALIFRSLTITVIAGMFIMAIVRLVF
- the metX gene encoding homoserine O-acetyltransferase MetX, with amino-acid sequence MISRETGIVDLGHFETESGEVIDNLKLQYEYVGYKGQPLVVVCHALTGNHLTYGDDEHAGWWREIIDGGYLSINDYQFITFNVIGSPYGSSSRLNTPDFPEHLTMRDVARANILGLKQFGYEKIDVLIGGSLGGMQTLEMLYDGSFEVKKAVILAATEKTSSYSRAFNEIARQVIHMNGQDGLSIARQLGFLTYRSSKDYESRFSADDVVSYQKYQGNKFKEVFDKDCYLTLLDVLDSHDIFRGRDDVEKRLRQLETKVLTLGFADDLLYPDDQVRALGRFFKYHRHFYVQDNVGHDGFLLNFGDWAPNVYHFLKLYKFKVR
- a CDS encoding DUF2232 domain-containing protein, with amino-acid sequence MKNLSFKVDIKATIIATLVLVLSAAIINFVPLLAILIIPFITIPGTILWYRSKPSFFVTVVITLCATVLFNHVFLLTAMTLVIFMSVFIGQLLIERTSKERMLYLVTTFMSILTIGSVLILQITGNLPLTSKFFSQYHDVLLSYFQMGGNITTEIEESLQVSLEILQASIPGYIVLWVFLLVLVNLVVTFPILRKFKVATPVFRPLFMWQINRSVAFVFVITVLVSLFVTQDNVVAYGIVTNLQFVLEWVIFIQALSLFHLFVKVKKLPIIVGVIIFVMAFIFKPFAYLFGLMDIWFNLKQRIKK